A stretch of DNA from Planococcus antarcticus DSM 14505:
CCCCTACTATGATCCTTCCTCCTTTTTTTGGAACAAGATAGCAGTCATTTGTAAAAATTGTGCTGGACAATAAAGAGGCTTCTGTCCGTACAGAAAAACATTCGCCCTTCACAGGATAGGTTTTAAGCTGTAAGCCCGTTTCCATCAGCAACTTTTCGCTCCAAGCTCCGCCCGTTACTACTACACTGTCACTTAAAAAATCGCCTTCATTCGTAGCGATCCCAGTAATTTTTCCGTTTGAAAAATGAAAGGAATGAACTTCTACATATTCTTTAATTACAGATCCGAGTGCTGATGCAGATTTTAAAAACCCCAAAGCCAGCTGATGGGCTGCTACTTGGCCATCTTTTTCGAGATACATTGCACCAATTATCTCACTAGACAATGCTGGCTCTCTTTTTCTTACTTCCTCGCCGGTGAGCCATTCTGCTAGCTCGCCGTTCTGTCTATGGGCCTCAATGATCCGATGGTATTCCTGTTGCTCATCATCAGTTAAGGCGAGTCTCAGCATTCCCTTATTCACAAGTTCAATATCAATTCCGCTCGCCATTTTCAGTTCATCCGCTAAGTTACTAAACATCGTCCTGCTCGCCCTAGCCAATTGAAAAAGTGGACCCTTTCCATCCAGCTCCGCTTGGGCGCCCAGCATCCCTGCTGCAGCTCCGGATGCTTTACTTACAAGCCTGTCTTTTTCCAGCAATAAGACTTCCATCCCTCTTTTCGCCAAATTATATGCTATTGCCCCGCCATTGACGCCGCCGCCGACTACAATGGCATCATAAGTTTTATTCATTAAAATCCTCCTTTAACCGCTTAAGTAAAAAACGTTAGCTAGACAAATAGGACCGATATTGCTGTACCGTCTCAAAGGGGTCTTTTGCTTCTAATATCCCTGACATTATAGCGACTCCTTGTGTTCCTGCTTTGATAACATCTTTAATATTCGCCGGCATTATTCCACCAATCGCAATGACTGGGATTGAAACTGATTCAGAAACGGACCTTAACTGATCTATCCCTTTTGGACGTAGCCCTGGTTTTGATTGAGTCGAATACACATGGCCAAAAATTAGATAATCCGCTCCTTGTTGCTCGGCCATTTGAGCTTCTTCAATAGAATGAACGGAACAGCCAACTGTTAAATTCGAAAATTTTCTTTTTACAATTTCGACAGGTAGCGAATGATAGGCTAATTGAACTCCTTTTGCATTTGAAACATAGGCAACATCCGCCCTGTCATTAATCACTATTTTTGAAAGAGGAACTTGTTGATCTATTAAAAGCTCGACCATTTTATATATTTCTTTTGCTGTTTTCGTTTTTTCACGAAGATGTATGCAATCGATGTAAGGATGAATCCTACCGACAATATCTGCTAATAGTTCCGGCTTTTGCTTTCCTGTTGAAATAATATGCAGCTTATTATTCTCCATATATTTACTCCTCCAATCTAAATCCTTAAGCATAAAAAACCACTCCAGCGACGGAGTGGTTTTGACTATATCTTATGTGTTGATACAACATATAGTGACCACTTCCCTACGCTAGTTTCAACTAGATCAGGTTCAAAGGGTCCGGATTTCTCCGTCTCAGTCTTAAAAGACTCCCCCAGTGTTTTATATTCAGTTTTTTCAAAATATCTAAAGTAAGCGTAACATCTCCTGTGATATTTATCCAGTTCGTAGTAAACTACCCGCTACATAACGCCATCGCCGGTTGTTTGAAGTGGGGGCTTCTCGACTGTTGTTTTTAGTAGCCAACGAAAACAGTCGAATCTTTTGGCCATCTGCAATTCCTGGTCAGGATAGAGACGGAATTTACAGGCTCTGTGGATCACATCCATTCAACTAGCTTCTGTTTCTCGATTCATGTTCATCTGGAAAACGAATTTCATTTTTGACAAACGCCAACCGACATCCATATCTCCTATACCGTTGGACTTTAACCAGAGTATACATGAAAAAGAATACGCTTTTCAGAAAATGTTAAATAGTAAAAAAGAACATTTACTGTCTATCCTTTCTGATGATCCTTGTATAATTTGCGGTGATAACTAGCTTCATTTTATACAGTCCAATCGGTTTCAAAGTCGTATGCTGAATATACCACTAACCCTCTGCATCCGAACAAATCTATAATACCTCCATCTTTTTACACAGATGCACCTACTAATTCGGATTATCTTTGCACGATTGCGTCGCCTACAATACTTTTCTCAATTCCTTTTCTCCGAGAACGAGAGACAAAATCCTTATGCCAATTTTCTTAATTATTTACTTGCACTTCGCTAACTTGTCAAATTCCTTTGTCCAACTCGGACCACCCACTTGTTGATAAGTTCCGCTCAGAAGATATGCTTTATCTGACTTTTTTTTGAGTCTACTGCTTGAATTTAAGAACCTTCATTCCCTACTTCTATTCCAAAAAAACGAAGAATTTAGTGTATAAAGGTCTATCAATTTTAAAATATGTAAATAAAAATAAGAATAGTGGGTATATAAGGTCTATGTCTATTAAATGCTAATGGATATTAAGGCACGATTTAGACAAATAGAAAAAATTTCGACATGAAGATGGTTGTATTGATTATTTCAAAGAATGTTAAAAATCATATAACAAGACGAACAGCAAGGCATTTCTTTTTACCATGATGAGTTACCTGCTGTGCGAATATCGTGTCTTACAAACACCATCTATTGGGATTTCGAAAAGTTTTTATGAGAATCAAAAGTAGAGGTGAGCGGGGGCTTAGGAACCGCCTACTAGCAGTTCGCATTTTTTATCATTCAAGAAGTTTTCTAGTGAAACACAGCCGTTTCAAAAGCACTATCGAGAGAAAAGGCTTTTAAAAGCTTGCTGCATGAAATTTATGTGGTAGAAAGACTGAATACTGTAGAGGGGGCAAAAAACTGCGTATCGCCAAAGAAATATTCATTTCTTGACAGCATTATTACCCTTTTTAAAAAAGGCAGCGATTATTTGATCAAGCGATAAAAAGCATAAACCACAAGCCGCTTTTTTATGCGGATGAAGTAAAAAATATTATCGAATGTTGTAATTCCATTACCTAAAAATATGTCAATCGAAAGGAATTTAACTCAATGAACACGACATTAGAAAAGAAATATATCCCATTAGCAGACTATTTTTCAACATCAACAAACCCGACTATTACATTACATTTTACTGAAATCGAAAAGATTATGGGGCAAAATCTCCCTCATAGTGCTTACCTCAATCACAGCTGGTGGAAAAAGACGAAAGCACCCGCTAAGCATTTTCAGGCCTGGACAGATGCAGGCTACACCGTCAATCACGTTGAACCTAATCGCTATGTCATTTTTGAGAGGATAGATCTTTTGAATAAAAAAGAAGCAATCAAAAACAATGAAGACATCTTACTCATACGCTCTGCCGGACACGGTGATGCCCGTTTTCTCGCAGATTTACAGAAAAGCATCGAAGGAGAATCAGACTTTTTACTGTACGGAAAAGAGGAGCGCGCACTGTCGACACAAAAAGTGAGAAAGCAAATTATTGAGTGGAAGCAAAGCGGCCATTCGATCATCTTTCTTGCTATTCTAAATGGACAGCACGTTGGCTACTTGATGGTCAAGGGCAATGATGCCAAACGAGCCACGCATCGCGCTGAACTGCGCCTTGCCATTCAAGCAAATTCGCAAGGCAAAGGAATCGCATCCTCGCTTCTTCAGAAAGCAGAGGAATGGGCAATCACAAAAGCCATCAGTAGACTTGAACTCACTGTTTTAGAGGCAAATGTTCCAGCTCGAACGCTTTACGAAAAAAATGGTTACGAATCAGAAGGCATTCGCAGAAACTCCATGATCATTCACAACGAACCGCAAAATGAAATTTACATGGCCAAGATGTTGGCTTACTAAAGAAGGGCAAACGCTTGGTACCATGCGTTTGCCCTTTCTCCTGTTTTCATTTTTATTTTTGGTGGATTCTTCTGCAGTTAGTTAATTCGTTCGATAACTGGCGATATGCAAATCTTCTATTGTTGAATGATGAATTTACATTATTGACGTATACTTTTCAAATCACTCGTTTGCTTCTAGGTTAAGGTAAAAATTCTTGACCACTTTCTACTAAAACCACACTACACCCATTTGAAAGAAAGGCACTGCCATCGTCCTGACACCACGCATACCACCAGATTTCCGGAACACTTTCTTGTGGTCTGATCAATGTAAATGTGCTTATTGTTTTTTCTGTCCAACTAAGTGGAAACTATTCATTCATTTTTACCAACAAAAAAGGAGAGAAGAGGTACTTGCTCAACCTCTTCTCTCCTTTTTTATATCCAAGCAGCTTTTTATAAGCTGTCGCATGCAAACAGTAAAGATGTGTATTTCGTTTGGTCATTTAATAAGCCAATAAATCTTTCTTAACTTATTATGCCGTCTCTTTGAGGTATTTTTCGATTGCCATGTAACCTAGATAGCACTTGTTTCGAGATCTGCCATCCATAATTTTTTCGACAGAATCTCTACTGAGAGTAAACTCTTCCTCTAACTGATGAAACGGCAATCCTTTGATTTTGTTTAAATAGAGAAGAAAATATACATCTTCATCTGTCAGTTTTTTTATGTCGCTGTTGTTTACCATGAGTCATATCCTCCCCGGCCTTTACGTGCAGATTGGCTTTGTCTCTATTATATTCTGTATTTAATTTCCTCATAAGTTTGCGGATGAATGCTGGTAGGTCTACAGACTCTTTTTCCTCCTTTTACAATGGCCCCCATTCTGCACTCACTCCTTTTTCCACATCCTCATTTAATAGATTGGCGTACAAGGTTGAACTGACTAGACACCTGCCTCAGTTGGATAACAGCGCCTTTTCAGTTTTCTATGGATCTGAACTTACTAAGCTTGAGCGGCTAGTTTAGCTTTTTCGGCTTTGTATTGTTTGTAACTTTCAATGAACTCCTCATAAGTCAGCTGACGTCGTGTAGACGCATTCCCCATTTTCACAAAGCCTTTTGTGATAACAACCATTATGTATATCCTCCTTTTGTTTTCAATAAGTTTTGCATATTTTATCTACTGTACAAGTGCAATTTGTCTTAAAGAAAATCGTTTTTTAATCCTACTTCAAGATTGAGAAAGGTGTTACATAATAAAGTTCTTTCCGACAGTCTGCAGAAACTTTAAATAGCCCCCAAAACACTTCTTTCGAAATGTTATATCGGTGAATGTAATTTGGTAAGACCATCATTTGTTTGGTCGCATGCTCCATCTTTTTTTCCTCTATATCGACCCATACAGATTCTACTTTCTTTTGCCCACCGCTTTTCGTAAACTCTCTCGTTAAACGGGCAAATAACGTAACGAACAGGGTGCCGTTTTCTTCATGCACATCTTTTGAGCGTGTAAAAAAGTAGGTGATTGATTCTAAAGGAACCAGCTGGTTTTCGGGCATTTTCTTTTATCTCCTTTGTATTTCTTTTCTTAGTTAGTCGATATGTCAGCTGAAATGAAGTTGAGGTCTTTTACCTAGTCATGACGCACGAAAAAAAGTAGAAAATTTAACTGGTTCGCTAATATTTTAAACATTTATTCCGCATAGACTTACCATTTCCAGATTTGTTTCTACTGTTTATAACCGACATCTTGTCCCATTTCGACCACTAGCAGCTTCGTTTTTTCGATGGTAATCCAACGACGTGGCTACAAAGACTATTTGTGCTAATCAATTCAATGATTGATTGCTTCCTTTAAGCTCTCAAACGAACCTTTTGCTCAAATGAAGAGGGACTTTTTAAATCAAGATTTTTCAAATCAATCAGCTAATGGTTTTTTGAAGTCGTTAAGCCATTTGCTATTTCATCAAATAGTAATTGCTTTTTATCGAAACGATAGTAATGCCGCCAATAAACGAAGAGTTCTTTTGCTATTCCCAACTTTTTTGCGCCTTCATTAGTGTTTAAGTGTTCATCTACGCAAATTCTATACATCACTTTTTTAAGAGACTTTTTATGTTCTCGCTCAATCACACTTTTATACTGCATGTATTTCATGGATTCCCACCACCCGTTGAAAATTCGTTAATTATGAACTATTTTGTAAAGAGTCCAACAGAATACCTCGCTAGAAAAATGTCGCTTCCTATTAAATATTTTGTTTTTTTTGAAAACTTTTAAAAAATTAATTTTTCTCATATATCGAGTAATTCAGATTACATTGTTTATTTATACCATATTTATTTAGTTCTATCTACCTGTAATTCACTATTTTTTTAATTAAAATAAAAATTAATGAGCAATTAGGTAAATAAAGAAAAATAAAAAGTTATAAATGTACTTATATCCCATTATTTTATACCCATTTTTAAAAAAACATAAAATTTAAAATAATCCTTCAGTTTATTAATAAATACACCCTAAATACATTTCTTTTTCAATGATCCCCCGTGCATTCTTATGAAAACTTATTAATGACAATGAGTTATTCCTATTAAAACTAGTTTTTTTGAAGAACTTATAAAAAGGAAGGACGGAGGGTTCTAATTACCCTTGCGTCCTTCCTTGAATTTCCACTAAATAGTTAGCTTTCTCTTTTTGCGCTGAGGTGATTTTTTAGCTGATAAAAAAAGAGAAGAAGTTCGATAATCGACAATACGTAAGCCACATTCAGCAAGAAATAACCTTTTGAATTTATCATTTTTCTAAAAAGTGTATGCTCGCCTATTTTCTTTTAAAGTTTATAAAAAGCAGGTTTCTGAATGTAACTTAATTTATAACTATATGTGATTCCGGCCTGTTAATGTTCCGCAAATCAGCTGCTAAGAGCTTGCACCGAACGCGAACTAGGGCTTCCACTTTCCATGTCACTTACGCTGCTCTCATAGGAGCCTCCGCTGGTTTGCTTCGTATCTTGGTGGCTTGTTGCTCAAGGATGCTTAGAATAAAGAGTGTAAGACGGCGAAGGGCAAAGATATGCTCCTGCATCGCTACGCTAGCTTCGTCGCAAAGCTATAGACCAAAGAACTTTGAGCAGTATCTTTCCAATGAAACCGGCATAACGATACAAGAGCAGTTGGTTTTTTGCCGACTTCCACTTTTCCTTCTCCGAATCTTTATTCGTTCCCATTATAAATAATTAGTTCAACGTATATAGACGCGCATCCTACTAAAACCCGACGATGTTGCATATCAGCTGTTCATAAGGTTCCTATACAAACACCCTAATTCAGCAGCAGGCATCCTACTCAATTGTTAAAGAAAAAACATAATGCGCAGTCCCTTGTTCCCAAGCTGCGACAACTTCATAAACCGTTTTCCCGGTGGACTCGTCAAGTATGATTTTGCTGTATGGTCCTTTCATACGATGTTTTGATCCCCATATATAGAAACCATAGGAGTTGGGCTCTTTTTCAAATCTAAGCTCGATCACTGCAATTTCATTTACTGGAGGGGCTTTCTGATTCATGGCTATTTCTAAAGGAGAAATGGTTTCTGCTTCAACAGATACCCGAGCATTCTCTTCTTCATCGAAATAGCTCCATGCATGTGCGCCGAGAATAGCGGAAACTTCAATTCCGTCTACCGCTACTTTGAGATTTGGAGGCGCTTTAGGCATTTCTTCCGGATATTCTATTGCGGGATTCGTGATTTTGTTATCCACCACATCTCCTTGTTCTTCAGAGCAAGCTGTTGCTGCCAAAAGTATAACTACAACCAAAAAGAATAGTTTGAATTTCATCATCTTTGCCCCCTTATGTCCATTAGACACCGTGTTAGGAGAAAAGTTACACCACAACAAGCCAGAAAAAGCAAAAACGCACCAATCCCAGAGCCGGTTACAACTCAGGATTGGTGCGTTTTCTATGAGAAATCCAGTATCTGCTTTTGTGTTACACGAACTTTTTATGGCCCTCCGGATACGCCTTCTCAGCCAATCTGCTCATGGTGTGACGGATTCCCGTCCTGCGTCAGATGGATTTCAGAAGAGTTTCTTTCCTCTTCTCGTTGTTCCTACTCTTCTTCCAGAAAGCCATTTTCAACAAGCCACTCATAAGCAACAACTGAAACACTCTGTCCTTCAACGTCAACTAAATAATTCAACTCTCTCATAATGTCGCTGTTTAAGTTTTCTGCCAAACGAGCTGTGATTTCTTCAATTTCGGGATATTCTTCATATACCTCTTGATTGATCGCCACAGCTGCTCTGTATGGAGGGAAGAATTGTTTGTCGTCCTCCAATACCACTAGGTCATAACTTCTAACAGTGGCATCTGTTTCAAAGGCTACTGAAACGTCAACCTGTTCATTGTTCAACGTCCGCTGTGTCAAACCCAGATCCATTTGGCGTACTTGGCCGGAACCGAATTCAAAGCCATAGGTCTCTTCTACCCCTGGTAAGCCGTCTGAACGATTCGCAAATTCAGCATCGGCAGCCATCGTTAACTCACCAGGATTATCATTAATATAGGCTGACAGGTCACTAATGGATTTGATCCCGAGCTCTTCCGATTGCTCGCTTCTCATGACGAGCGCATAGGTGTTGTTGACTCCCGACATATTCATCCAGTGGATGTCGTTTTCGCTATCAATTTCTTTCACCTTTTGAAAAGCAGCCTCGGGATCAGCGATGGATTCTTCGCCCATATAAGTGATGAGCGCCGTTCCTGTGTATTCCCACATCATGTCCACTTGACCGTTTTCTAGTGCTGAGCGAACAACACTGCTGCCCAGGTTGTTCATTTGGTTGACTTTGAATCCTTCTTCTACTAATAAGAAAGCCGTCATCTCTGACAATAAATATTGTTCAGTAAAGTTTTTGCCCCCTACAGTCACTTCTTTTCCTGCAACTCCAAAGCCCGAACAGCCCGACAGGATTACCGTGATGATCAGCAGAGGGATAAGTTTGAGTGATTTAATCACAAATTCTGATACCTCCTATTTTCTTCGCTACGCTTTCTCAATACGCCTTGATCCTTTTGGCACAACAACATATTCCACTTTACGCAGTATATAATCAGCCAGAATCGCCAATAGAGTTACCGGTATGGCTCCAGAAATCAGGAAACCGTTATCAAACAAGTTAATTCCGGTAAATATCCAAACTCCAAGACCACCTGCACCCACTACATAGGCAAGAGCCGCTGTACCAATATTCAATACGACAGCCGTCCGGATACCTGCAAGAATTGAGTAAGCTGAATTGGGAAGTTCGATGCGAAATAAAATCTGATGTGGTTTCATGCCCATCCCTTTTGCCGCATCGATCATGTTCTTGTCAATAGAGTCAATGCCTGCCACTGTGTTTCTGAAGATAGGCAGAATCGAATAAATGAACAGCGCGAAAACTGCTGTTTGAAATCCAATGCCTAAAATACTGATCATTAGCGCAAGGACTGCCAGACTGGGAATTGTTTGTCCCAAATTAACGACATTGGAAACCAGCCATTCCGCTTTTTTGAATTTCGGTCTGGTGATGAGAATGCCGGCCGGCACCGCTATTAAAATAGCGAGTAGTGAAGAAACCAGCACCAGTACAATATGTTGTCTCAACAACACCAAAAATGTTTCCGATTGAGTGAAGATATAGTCAAAATAGTTATTGGAAATCGCCCAGATAAAAAATGCGGCGACCAATGCATAAAGCGAGTATCTTACCATATTACCTATCAACTTTTTGCGATTCACCGGATCACCCTTCCTGGGAGACGGACATCTTCCCTTTTATTTCAAAATGCAGGTATTTTTGGACAAGATCGATTGTAATCGTTCCGATGCTTTCACCTTGATCATCTTTTACAATAACTTGATCAGCTTCCTGGTTCAACAGCATTGACAATGTATTACGTAAATCCTGATGCACATTGATCGTTTTTGTATCTTGGACGGATTCATCAACAGGACCAAGTCCGATGACTTCCCTCAAATTTTCAACCGTATGCAAGCTTAAGCTCTTAATGGCACGGTCTTTGCCGAAAAACTGGGAAACAAATTCATTTTTCGGATGCGCCAACATTTCCGAAGGCGTATCGAATTGCATAATTTCACCGTCGCGCAACAGCACGATTTTATCCGCCATTTTGATCGCTTCGTCGATATCGTGGCTGACAAAAAGAATCGTCTTTTTCACTTCACGCTGGATTTGCAAAAACTCTTCCTGTATCTTGTCGCGAATAATCGGGTCAAGCGCGCCGAACGGTTCATCCATCAGCATAACCGGAGGATCGGCGGCAAGTGCGCGCACCACGCCGATGCGCTGTTGCTGGCCGCCCGACAATTCGTGAGGAAAGCGCTTTCCGTAATCTTTGACATCCAGTCCGATCAGATTCATCAAGTACTCGAAGCGTTCCCGCTTGTCTTTTTTGCTCCACCCCAGAAGGTCTGGAACCAGCATAACGTTTTCTTCAATCGTCATATTCGGGAAAAGCCCGTTGCTTTGAATGACATATCCGATTTTTCTTCTTAATTCAATGGGGTTCAAATCCTTGGAGTTTTCATTATCGATAATGATTTCGCCTTCTGAAATAGACTCCAACCGGTTGACCATTCTTAACAATGTTGTTTTTCCACAGCCTGAGGGGCCAAGCAACACGACAATTTTCCCTTGTTCAACAGTAAAATCAACATCGTTGATCGCTGTTATATCTTCTCCGTACTTTTTTGTTACATGATTAAATGAAATCATAGACTCACCTCTCTGCAGTTAATCGACTAATCCTTTTATCGTAAAACGTTTTTGAATCAATAGTAAGATAGAATCCGCAATGATCGCAAGTATCGCAACAGCGATGGAGCCACTGATGATCAAATAATTGTCGCCTCTGCTGATCCCTTGTGTAATCAGAATGCCAAGACCGCCAGCACCTATGTAAGAAGCGATGACAGCTATTCCGATATTCATGACAACCGCGGTCCGGACACCAGCCATAATAACTGGCAATGCATTCGGAATCTCGACACGCAACAAACGCTGATGCGTTTTCATGCCCATGCCGATGGCAGCATCACGCATTTCCGGGTTGACATTCTTTATGCCCGTATAGGTATTACGGATAATCGGCAGCTGTGAATACAATACCAATGCTACAAAAGCTGGTACAAATCCAATTCCCTGGTTGATCAGAGAAAAGATAGGAATCATCACACCAAAAAGTGCAATGCTGGGAATCGTCAATGTAATAGAAGCAATTTGAAGAACTGTGTCTGCAAGGTATTGGTTCGTGGTCAAGTAAATGCCGAGCGGGATGCCGATCAATAGCGCCACGATAATTGCCAACGAAACAAGTATGGCATGGTCAATTGTCAATTCTAAAATACGAGAAGCGTTCACCTCAAGAAAACGTGCCCACTTTTCCATTGAAACACCTCCCTTCTACGATCAGAAAACAACGGCTAACATCGAACTTTATTCGATGGCGGTAAATTTCAAAAAGCATACGCGCAAAAAAAACAAAAGGCGACTTAAGAACGCGACGTGATGTCGCGTTCTTAAGTTGCCTGATCCACATTTTACAAGCCCCCGAGAATTTGAGTGCTGTTGTATGGCAGCAACTTTTCCGACTGTAAGCCTTTTACGTTTGCACGCTTTTTTCTTAAATGATTAAAAAAGCATTTTTCAATTTTTACCGTTAGCCAAGTATTTTTCTTCGATATTTTCAAGTATATCATATTATTTGCTACTTATTTGACCGTATGAGGTTAGGATAGCTATTTCGGCTTTGATTCCAGCAGGAAGTTAAGCTGATTTAGAAAAACCGAGTGTCCTTTTTCACTTTCCATTTTTCGGGATATTTACTCTCCAAACTTTGGCAAAAGAGCTGGATTTGCATATGAAACGTAAAAATCCCTTTATGGTCTACGGACGTTTCAAGAGATTCTTTAAGCGCTCTATAAAAGCCAAGATCCCCGATTTTCGTCATCAGCTAAGTGTACTTCCCTTTTTTTGCCGCTGGCGTCAAAGTCAAATTCATGTTCGCTTGTTACGAACCAAGTCCCCTAACATAAAAAGACGGCCCGGCATATACAACTGCATATGCCGGACCGTCCATTTCTACATCCTAACTTATCCCTCAATCATTTGCTTAGGTTTCCGGACGAGACACATGATACCGGCAATTACATAAAAGATGCCTGCTATAATGCCAGCTCCGCCCGTGACAATCGCTACGATCACTGCTGTCGCAATGAAGATAATTCCGGACACCATCGGTTTTTTATTGCCCTTAAGTAAGACCATCGCCACAATCCCTAAAATAACGGCAACAACCGAAGCGATAGCGAGTAACCAGCCGCCTGTACCT
This window harbors:
- a CDS encoding ABC transporter permease gives rise to the protein MNRKKLIGNMVRYSLYALVAAFFIWAISNNYFDYIFTQSETFLVLLRQHIVLVLVSSLLAILIAVPAGILITRPKFKKAEWLVSNVVNLGQTIPSLAVLALMISILGIGFQTAVFALFIYSILPIFRNTVAGIDSIDKNMIDAAKGMGMKPHQILFRIELPNSAYSILAGIRTAVVLNIGTAALAYVVGAGGLGVWIFTGINLFDNGFLISGAIPVTLLAILADYILRKVEYVVVPKGSRRIEKA
- a CDS encoding ABC transporter ATP-binding protein — translated: MISFNHVTKKYGEDITAINDVDFTVEQGKIVVLLGPSGCGKTTLLRMVNRLESISEGEIIIDNENSKDLNPIELRRKIGYVIQSNGLFPNMTIEENVMLVPDLLGWSKKDKRERFEYLMNLIGLDVKDYGKRFPHELSGGQQQRIGVVRALAADPPVMLMDEPFGALDPIIRDKIQEEFLQIQREVKKTILFVSHDIDEAIKMADKIVLLRDGEIMQFDTPSEMLAHPKNEFVSQFFGKDRAIKSLSLHTVENLREVIGLGPVDESVQDTKTINVHQDLRNTLSMLLNQEADQVIVKDDQGESIGTITIDLVQKYLHFEIKGKMSVSQEG
- the thiO gene encoding glycine oxidase ThiO, encoding MNKTYDAIVVGGGVNGGAIAYNLAKRGMEVLLLEKDRLVSKASGAAAGMLGAQAELDGKGPLFQLARASRTMFSNLADELKMASGIDIELVNKGMLRLALTDDEQQEYHRIIEAHRQNGELAEWLTGEEVRKREPALSSEIIGAMYLEKDGQVAAHQLALGFLKSASALGSVIKEYVEVHSFHFSNGKITGIATNEGDFLSDSVVVTGGAWSEKLLMETGLQLKTYPVKGECFSVRTEASLLSSTIFTNDCYLVPKKGGRIIVGATVIPNTFNQQVTVEGVSLLMENAKKLVPSIAQAEWEGAWAGIRPQTADGLPYLGEHPGYRGLFIATGHFRNGILLAPITGEVMADLVEGKSPPIDISSFRVDRSIRKTNLIMR
- a CDS encoding ABC transporter permease, with the translated sequence MEKWARFLEVNASRILELTIDHAILVSLAIIVALLIGIPLGIYLTTNQYLADTVLQIASITLTIPSIALFGVMIPIFSLINQGIGFVPAFVALVLYSQLPIIRNTYTGIKNVNPEMRDAAIGMGMKTHQRLLRVEIPNALPVIMAGVRTAVVMNIGIAVIASYIGAGGLGILITQGISRGDNYLIISGSIAVAILAIIADSILLLIQKRFTIKGLVD
- a CDS encoding DUF4064 domain-containing protein, whose protein sequence is MKRTVEVVLGIIGALVYALTAALGGFMVWLQNNRDILEESLNETAEQNTEIGTGDVEAMIDALGTGGWLLAIASVVAVILGIVAMVLLKGNKKPMVSGIIFIATAVIVAIVTGGAGIIAGIFYVIAGIMCLVRKPKQMIEG
- the tenI gene encoding thiazole tautomerase TenI translates to MENNKLHIISTGKQKPELLADIVGRIHPYIDCIHLREKTKTAKEIYKMVELLIDQQVPLSKIVINDRADVAYVSNAKGVQLAYHSLPVEIVKRKFSNLTVGCSVHSIEEAQMAEQQGADYLIFGHVYSTQSKPGLRPKGIDQLRSVSESVSIPVIAIGGIMPANIKDVIKAGTQGVAIMSGILEAKDPFETVQQYRSYLSS
- a CDS encoding ABC transporter substrate-binding protein, which codes for MIKSLKLIPLLIITVILSGCSGFGVAGKEVTVGGKNFTEQYLLSEMTAFLLVEEGFKVNQMNNLGSSVVRSALENGQVDMMWEYTGTALITYMGEESIADPEAAFQKVKEIDSENDIHWMNMSGVNNTYALVMRSEQSEELGIKSISDLSAYINDNPGELTMAADAEFANRSDGLPGVEETYGFEFGSGQVRQMDLGLTQRTLNNEQVDVSVAFETDATVRSYDLVVLEDDKQFFPPYRAAVAINQEVYEEYPEIEEITARLAENLNSDIMRELNYLVDVEGQSVSVVAYEWLVENGFLEEE
- a CDS encoding helix-turn-helix domain-containing protein, translating into MDVIHRACKFRLYPDQELQMAKRFDCFRWLLKTTVEKPPLQTTGDGVM
- a CDS encoding GNAT family N-acetyltransferase translates to MNTTLEKKYIPLADYFSTSTNPTITLHFTEIEKIMGQNLPHSAYLNHSWWKKTKAPAKHFQAWTDAGYTVNHVEPNRYVIFERIDLLNKKEAIKNNEDILLIRSAGHGDARFLADLQKSIEGESDFLLYGKEERALSTQKVRKQIIEWKQSGHSIIFLAILNGQHVGYLMVKGNDAKRATHRAELRLAIQANSQGKGIASSLLQKAEEWAITKAISRLELTVLEANVPARTLYEKNGYESEGIRRNSMIIHNEPQNEIYMAKMLAY